In Sporosarcina psychrophila, a genomic segment contains:
- a CDS encoding NYN domain-containing protein → MTTDILLVDGYNIIGAWEELGGMKRKKLADARDRLIERMAEYKAHTGWRVIIIFDAHLVPGIEKKKRHHNVEIVFTREKETADERIEKLVSELKGRRVQIHVATSDLTEQWVIFAHGALRKSARELELEVNKIDDLITAKVKAIQGQRPLSKIPLTDEVAEIFEKWRRGMK, encoded by the coding sequence ATGACAACAGATATACTCCTAGTCGATGGTTACAATATCATCGGAGCATGGGAGGAACTGGGCGGGATGAAGCGGAAAAAGCTCGCAGATGCACGTGACCGTTTGATCGAAAGAATGGCAGAGTACAAGGCGCATACAGGGTGGCGGGTCATTATTATTTTTGATGCGCATCTTGTGCCAGGTATTGAAAAAAAGAAACGGCATCACAATGTTGAGATTGTCTTTACTCGGGAAAAAGAAACAGCTGATGAAAGAATTGAAAAGCTCGTCTCTGAATTGAAGGGGAGACGGGTACAAATTCATGTAGCTACATCAGATTTGACAGAACAATGGGTCATTTTTGCGCATGGTGCACTCCGAAAGTCAGCTCGTGAGCTAGAACTTGAAGTAAATAAAATCGATGATCTCATTACGGCAAAAGTGAAGGCAATCCAAGGGCAGCGGCCGCTTTCGAAGATTCCTTTAACTGACGAAGTTGCTGAAATATTTGAAAAATGGCGACGTGGAATGAAATGA
- a CDS encoding Mini-ribonuclease 3, translating into MSNVYNLRDIDVKQIKALALAYMGDAVYEQAIREHLLRSGRVKPNVLHREATHYVSAKSQAATLKMMQASGFLTEEEEAVMRRGRNAKSGSVPKNTDVVTYNYSSGFEAVIGYSHLLGRTERVQEIISEAIRFIEMPKEEESK; encoded by the coding sequence ATGAGCAACGTATATAACTTACGTGATATAGATGTGAAACAAATAAAAGCACTGGCTCTTGCCTACATGGGCGACGCGGTGTACGAACAGGCGATACGGGAGCACCTTTTGCGTTCGGGGCGTGTAAAACCGAATGTGCTGCACAGAGAAGCAACGCATTATGTCTCCGCGAAATCACAGGCAGCTACACTCAAGATGATGCAGGCATCAGGCTTTCTGACGGAAGAAGAAGAGGCGGTCATGAGACGTGGCCGCAATGCGAAATCTGGTTCAGTACCTAAAAATACGGATGTCGTAACGTACAATTACAGTTCAGGCTTTGAAGCGGTCATCGGTTATTCACACTTATTAGGAAGAACAGAACGCGTGCAAGAAATAATCAGTGAGGCAATTCGATTTATTGAAATGCCGAAGGAGGAAGAGTCAAAATGA
- the rlmB gene encoding 23S rRNA (guanosine(2251)-2'-O)-methyltransferase RlmB: MNEHENENEVESELIGGKNPIVEALRSGRELNKIWVAEGLNMKSIGEILSLAKKAGIIVQAVPKQKLDGLLDVNHQGIVASVAAYEYAELEDLFTVATERGEDPLFLILDELEDPHNLGSILRTADASGVHGVIIPKRRAVGLTGVVAKSSTGAIEHIPVVRVNNLSQTVEDLKKRGVWIAGTDAAKSVDYRLMDATLPLAIIIGSEGKGMSRILKEKCDFLYHLPMVGHVTSLNASVAASLLMYEVLRKRQPHTSGR, encoded by the coding sequence ATGAATGAACATGAAAACGAAAATGAAGTTGAATCTGAATTAATCGGCGGGAAAAATCCAATTGTAGAAGCACTGCGCTCGGGTAGGGAATTAAATAAGATATGGGTTGCTGAAGGACTTAATATGAAAAGCATCGGTGAAATCCTATCGTTGGCAAAAAAAGCAGGAATTATCGTGCAGGCGGTCCCGAAACAAAAGTTGGATGGTTTGCTTGATGTAAATCACCAAGGGATTGTCGCTTCGGTTGCGGCTTACGAATATGCGGAACTCGAAGATCTATTTACTGTTGCAACCGAGCGTGGAGAAGATCCATTGTTCCTTATTCTTGATGAACTTGAAGATCCTCATAATCTGGGCTCCATATTACGGACAGCTGACGCGTCGGGTGTTCACGGAGTCATTATACCAAAACGCCGTGCTGTCGGGTTGACGGGTGTTGTTGCAAAGTCATCCACTGGTGCAATCGAACATATCCCTGTCGTGCGTGTGAACAATCTTTCGCAAACGGTGGAGGACCTGAAAAAACGTGGTGTTTGGATTGCGGGGACAGATGCTGCTAAATCGGTGGATTACAGACTAATGGATGCGACTCTTCCACTTGCTATCATTATTGGAAGTGAAGGGAAAGGAATGTCGCGTATTTTGAAAGAGAAATGCGATTTCCTCTATCATTTACCGATGGTTGGGCATGTTACATCATTGAACGCGTCTGTAGCAGCCTCCCTTCTTATGTACGAGGTACTGCGCAAGCGTCAACCGCATACTTCTGGCAGATGA